TGGTGAAGATGAACTGGTTGGCGCCTGCATATATCACATCGATCATCGCCAGCATCGCCTGGATCCAATCGGCGCAGACCCGCTGGTCGGAGCGATTCAAAAAATGGTTCACGCCAGGGCTCATCCTCGGATTGGTGATCGTTCTGTTCATGCACCTGATGCCCATCGTTCCCATCTTCCCCAGCCGCAAGGGCGATACCTGGACGGGTTGGCAGGAATTGTCAGCACGGGTCATGCAAATTAAACAGGAAATGGGCGAGGACACATTTATTTTCGGGCACGAATACAAGATCCCCAGTGAGATCACTTTTTACACGCCCCATCATGAGCCGACCCATGCGGGCGAGATCATCGGCGAAAAGGGCTTGCAGTACACCTATTGGACAAATTTTAATGAATTGATCGGCAAAAACGCCATCTTCATCACCAGCGATGCCCAGCGTTATCGCAATATGGATAATGTCCGAAAATATTTTGATTCGGTGGTAGAAGAGCCGCCATTGCAGATCATCCATCGGGGGCGGGTGTTCAGGGTGTTTTACATTTATCGCTGTTACAACTACAAAGGGCCTGCCGCATGAACTCGGTTCTAACAAAATTTTCTGAAAAACTCGGCTTCGATGTCGTTCGCTTCGCCAAATTTGGCATTGTGGGCGGGAGCGGAATCTTTGTCAATATGGGCGGGCTTTGGTTTTTCACTGAGGTCGTGGGGCTTTATTATTTGATCTCCAGCGTGCTGGCCATTGCCCTGGCGATGATCAGCAATTTCATCTGGAACGATCTCTGGACCTGGCGGGATCGGGGCGAGCCAGGCGTAAGGGCGTACTTAACCCGAATGGCGAAATTCATTTTGGTGAGCAGTATTGCGGCTTATATTGGGAATCTGGGAATCTTGTGGGTTCTCACTCATTTTTTTCATGTCTATTATTTGATCTCGAATTTAATCGGGATTGCGGTGGGGACGATTTTGAATTATTCGGTGAATAATTTCTGGACGTTCAGGGAGGAGAAAGCTGAAAGGTGATTCTTCGGGATTTTCTTCCCACAGAATTGGAATCTCACAGAAATGAAAATGGAAGGGAATTGGTCTCAGAAATGAAAGGTCACAGAAATGTTTTCTGAGACTGAATTTTTGGGTGAAATTTTTGACCGCCAATTCCGCCAATTGATCGAATTGCGCCAATTGGATTTCTCTTTGAAGCAATCTTGGGAATGATTTGCATACAGAAATGAAAGGTCTCAAAAATGTTTTCTGAGACTGAATTTTTGGGTGAAATTTTTGACCGCTAATTCCGCTAATTGATCGAATTGCGCCAATTGGATTTCTCTTTGAAGCAATCTTGGGAATGATTTGCATTCAGAAGGGAAAGGTCTCAAAAATGTTTTCTGAGACTGAATTTTTGGGTGAAATTTTTGACCGCCAATTCCGCCAATTGATCGAATTCCGCCAATTGGATTTCTCTTTGAAGCAATCGTGGGAATGATTTGCATACAGAAGGAGAAAGGCTCATAAAAATATTTTCTGAGGCCTTTCAATTCTGAGGCCACATTTTTTGGTCACTCTAGATTTTTAATCATCGATTTGACCTCGAAAAATAAAAAATCCCCAGAGCGGGGATTTCGTGTTTTTGGGATGTCTAAGATATAGATTGCTTTGCTTCCATGCTGTCTGATCTTGCTGTCATTCTGAACGGAGCGCAGCGTAGTGAGGAATCTATATATCTTGTGCTTTAATCAGATTCCTCGCTTCGCTCGGAATGACATTCACAGAATATATTCAACATTTTCGCACAGCCTATTCGCTCGCAATGACGGTTAATTCACTTTTAAAACAGCGCTTCAGCCCATTTCAATGACCAGTTCAATAACGGCGATGGCAGCACGCCCAGGATGATCACAAAGATCGCTGCTAATCCTAACGATAGCCACATTGGGATCAAACCCTGCTTTCCGATATCTTCAATTTCTTTCTCGGGCTCTTTCATGTACATCACCACCAGCACATTGATGTAGAAATAAAGGGCGACCAGGCTGAAAATCAAAGCGATCACGGCGGTGACGTACATCTGGCCTTCCAATAGTTGCAGAAAGATTTGCACTTTTCCGACAAAGCCGACCGCAGGCGGAAGCCCAGCCAGAGAGAACATGGCGACCACCATCATGGCGGCGGCACCAGGATATTTTCGGGCCACGCCCTTCAAATCGTCCAACGTTTCACAATATTGGTTTTTATGAGTGAGATAGACCAGCACGCCGAAGGCCAGCATGTTCATGGCAATATAGCCGATACCGTAAAACAACACGGCTTGAACCGCTTCGATTTTATGGCTCATGGGCGCCAGGGCTAATCCCATATATCCCGCATGGGCGATGGACGAATACGCCAACATGCGTTTCACATTTTTCTGAACGATGGCGACAGAATTGCCGTAGATAACGGTAATCAGGGCGAAAAATCCGAAGATCACTTGAAAGACAGAGTCAAATTTTCCGAAAGAAACCGAGCCAGCAAATATTTTCAAGATCACGGCGAAGGCGGCTAATTTGACTGCGACGCTCATGAAAGCGGTGATCGGTGTGGCTGCGCCCTCGTACACATCGGGCGTCCAGGCGTGGAAGGGGACCATGGAGACCTTGAACGCCAATCCAATGAACAGAAAGATCAACCCCAGGCCTGATAACAACGAATCGGTTGTGACGGCAGTGAAGGACAGATTGGACATGACCTCGGAGACGACCAGGCTGCCCGTTGTGCCGTACAGAAACGAAATGCCAAGTAATAAAAAGGCTGAAGAAAATCCGCCCAATAGCAAATATTTCATGGCCGATTCGCCTGCACGGGGATTGTATTTTTTCAGCCCGACCAGGGCGTAAATGGGGATGGACATCATTTCCAGGCAGAGGAAGATCATGAGAAAATTTTCAGCGGCGATCAGAGTTAATGCGCCCAACAGCGAAAAACACAGCAGCAGATAATAGTCGATAGCAGGGATGGCCTGGCTCAAGGTATAGCGGGCGGACATTAGAATGGCTAATAAACCTGCTCCGATCAGCGCCAGTTTGCCAATATAAACCCCACCACCAGAACTAAGCGAGTGATTCAATAACAAAACCCGTTCGCCCGACGTGGCTGTGCCGAAGATAAAATACAAAATGCCGACGAGGATCAGGCCAATACCCGCCAGCCAGCTCGATTGTCGGTTGCGATTTTCCAGGGCAACGGTTGGCTGATCTTCCTTGAACAGAGCAAAAATGGGGCGCTGCAGGGCATCGACCAGGGTTAGAATGACGATCAGGGCGACCAGGCTGATTTCTCCAATTAGAAATGAAAGTTGAAATGATGTCTCAGTCATAAGCGATTCCAGATATGATATTTGATTGTATCTTATTTTCTCGAACTGATAGAAACAACCCAACGGATGAGAAGCCCCTGGGTAAAATCCGTTGGGTTGTTTCAGTCCGTTGGAAAAAATTATTAAGCTATTTGTATTTTACACTGCTTATTTAGATTATTAAAATTGATCAGTAAATGCAGGTCATTTCGAGCGAAGCGAGAAATCTGTTTATCAAGCCGACCTGTTTTAAAATATAAAGATTCCCCACTCCGCTTCGTTCGGAATGACGCACTTCACTTTCGTCTGATTAAACAGCACAAAAATCTAATCTAATGGGTTTCATGAATAATGGTTTGGTCTTCAGTTCGTATCTCTTTTATTTCAGGCTGCTGAATTTTGACCATCTCTTGTTTCAAAACCTCTGGCTGATATTGCGCAACGTAATGAGCAACCGAGGTGTGCATCTTATTCAAATAAGTCTTCGGATAAATGCCGATCCAGAACACGAAAATGATAAACGGCAACAACACGATCATTTCTCGCAGACTCAGATCTTTTAGATTTTTATTCTTTTCATTTTTCAATGGACCAAAGAAAACCCGTTGCACCATCCAGAGCATGTAATAGGCGCCGAGGATCACACCTGAGGTGGCGAAGACCATCAGCACCAATCGGAACGCCCCTTGATTAGCGACGAAATGCGCCCAAGCGCTCTTGAAGCTGCCCAACAAGATCAAAAATTCACCGACAAATCCGTTAGTGCCTGGCAGAGCGATTGATGATAGGGTAATAATCATGAATGCGACGGCGAACAACGGCAGCCGATAGGCCAAACCGCCGAACTCAGCAATTTCACGGGTGTGGCGGCGTTCATAAATTATTCCGACCAGAATAAAGAGTGCCCCTGTGGAAACACCGTGATTGACCATTTGGAGGATCGAGCCTTCGATGGCTTCGGGCGTCAGGGCAAAAAGTCCCAACATGACGTAGCCCAGATGGCTGATAGAGGAATAGGCGACCAATTTTTTCAAGTCAGATTGGGCCAGAGCCAGGCAGGCGCCATAAACAATGCCGATCACGGCCAGAGTTTGCATCAAGGGAGCGGCTTTGATCGCTGCTTCGCCAAATAGCGGAATCCCCAAGCGGACGAAACCGTAGCCGCCCATTTTTAGCAGCACACCCGCCAGGATGACCGATCCAGCCGTCGGGGCTTCCACGTGGGCATCGGGCAGCCAGGTGTGGAACGGGAACATGGGCACTTTAATGGCGAAAGCCAGTGCAAAGGCAGCGAAAAGCCAGAGCTGGGTTTGTACAGGAATATCCAATTGCAGCAGTTGCTCGAATTCAAAAGTAAAGGCGCCGAAATGCTGTCGGGCCTGAATGGCCAGATAGATGATGCCCGCCAGCATCATGAGTGAGCCGACCACGGTGAACAAGACGAATTTGATGGTGGCATAGATCCTTCTCGGCCCGCCCCAGATGCCGATCAAAAAGAACATAGGGATCAGCATCAATTCCCAGAAAATGTAAAAGATGAACAGGTTGAGCGCTACGAAAGCGCCGAGCATGGAGAATTCCAGGAACAGCAGCCAGATGTAATATTCTTTTTTCCGCTTCTCGATATATTTGTAGGAACTCAGCACGGTGAATGGCATCATGATGGTGGTTAACATAAACAGCAAAATCGAAATGCCATCGATGCCGACATGATAGTTCAACCCAAATTGGGGGATCCACTCGGCTTGTTCCACGAATTGATAATTCACGATCGAATTATCAAATCCCGCCACGATGAAGAACGAGACGATCATGGCGAGGGAAGAGACCACCAGGGCGATCCAGCCAAATTTCGATGCGCCAGATTTTTCGTCAGCTTTGCTGCTTGGGATAAACATCATCAAAACTGCGCCGAGCAGGGGGATGAAGAGTGTCCAGGATATTAAACCCATTTATGACTCCGAACTTAAATTTTCATATTTTTGGTATGAATATATTGGATCAGATTTTTTATTTTTTTATCCAACGGATTGAAACAACCCAAGGGATTTAATGGTCTGCGACTTTTAACACAGGTTCATTTTCCACTGAATAATAGTTGATCCTATCAGGCGATTCGACTTTTTTAGATGCATTTAAAATTTCCAGCGAAACCAATAATCCTTCTTCATCAAAATCGGCAATCACCCCTGGTCTTATTTCCTCTGTATCCTCGATGTCAGTATGACGGAAAATAATGACCAGGCTGTCGGTTTCTTTGTCATATTTAAAATTCACTTCATTTAGTCCATTAATTTCACGATACCGTTTTAACATGTGAATAACGGAGTATCTTAATATCAGATGTAACTAATGGACAATGATAAATTCTGGCAGTTGCAACAATCATTTGATCTGCTGGATCACGATGAAATTTGCCAGGCAATTGTGTTGACTCAATCGCTATTTCGGGTGTTAGTTCCAAGACACGAATTCCAGGATAGCTCAAAGCTTGCTCAAACCAGTCGCTTATCTCACAGGGAATTTCAAGCCGCTTTAGCTCTATGAGCTTTGCCACTTCCCAACAGGAGATTGCACTGACGCCAATGATGTTATCTTCGTTTGCCTTAATTATTTCGATTTGTGTGGAGGTGAGCTTTGTGTCGTCGTGAACCCACCATACCCAGATATGTGTGTCGAGCACTATCATTTCAAAGTTTCCCAATCTTCTTCCGCCACGCTCTCGAAAGGATTAATATATCTTATCTGCGTGCCACGCAATGGATAACGTCCATTTAGCTTTGGTTTCGGCTGTTGCGGACGGATGACAACCTCTACTTTATCTCCAGCTTCAAAAGGCAAACCTTTAATCAATATGCTTCCGTCCTTTAAAACAACAGTTTCTGAGCGATAAATCTGCATGGTTCAACCTATAAAACTGATTTAAAAATTTCGCACATTTTCAGGGTTTTACAATTTCTTTGTTATCAATTAAAGCATCAATGGTCAGCTACTTTCAGCACAGGTTCCTCTTCTTGTTCCATCCAGGCAGGTGTTAAGCCATAATAGAGAACATCTGGATCAATATCAGCGCCATTGTCCCACACAATTGTTCCCATGTGAGGATCAACTTTTACTGATCGAAACATCAGAGGATTGTTCTTTATTGGCTGAAAAATTGGGCCGTGTAGAAATGGTTCCAGGTCAATTTCCTTTTGAGTTCCATCGGTGAACTCTAGGCGAACCCAAAAATCTTTTAATACTGTCACGGATTTGATTCGAATTAATTTATTAAATTTTATCATTTCCTTATCCCTATTCAAGTGGTTCGATATCGATTAAAGCTAATCCTCGTCGTGCTCTCTGCCAGTTTTCCATCAGTTCGTAACGATGCAAGTCAGCCCATTCGATGACGAGATTATGAGCTCGACGTGGAAGATATCCTGCATAAATGCGCAGCGTCTCAATTTCATATAAAGCTTCATTACCTCAATATTCAGCTTGAAAATGAGGCGGTGTGTGATCGTTAAAATACATATAAATGGCGATTCCAAAAAAAT
Above is a genomic segment from candidate division KSB1 bacterium containing:
- a CDS encoding type II toxin-antitoxin system VapC family toxin, translated to MIVLDTHIWVWWVHDDTKLTSTQIEIIKANEDNIIGVSAISCWEVAKLIELKRLEIPCEISDWFEQALSYPGIRVLELTPEIAIESTQLPGKFHRDPADQMIVATARIYHCPLVTSDIKILRYSHVKTVS
- a CDS encoding DUF2283 domain-containing protein gives rise to the protein MLKRYREINGLNEVNFKYDKETDSLVIIFRHTDIEDTEEIRPGVIADFDEEGLLVSLEILNASKKVESPDRINYYSVENEPVLKVADH
- a CDS encoding GtrA family protein, with amino-acid sequence MNSVLTKFSEKLGFDVVRFAKFGIVGGSGIFVNMGGLWFFTEVVGLYYLISSVLAIALAMISNFIWNDLWTWRDRGEPGVRAYLTRMAKFILVSSIAAYIGNLGILWVLTHFFHVYYLISNLIGIAVGTILNYSVNNFWTFREEKAER
- a CDS encoding NADH-quinone oxidoreductase subunit M: MGLISWTLFIPLLGAVLMMFIPSSKADEKSGASKFGWIALVVSSLAMIVSFFIVAGFDNSIVNYQFVEQAEWIPQFGLNYHVGIDGISILLFMLTTIMMPFTVLSSYKYIEKRKKEYYIWLLFLEFSMLGAFVALNLFIFYIFWELMLIPMFFLIGIWGGPRRIYATIKFVLFTVVGSLMMLAGIIYLAIQARQHFGAFTFEFEQLLQLDIPVQTQLWLFAAFALAFAIKVPMFPFHTWLPDAHVEAPTAGSVILAGVLLKMGGYGFVRLGIPLFGEAAIKAAPLMQTLAVIGIVYGACLALAQSDLKKLVAYSSISHLGYVMLGLFALTPEAIEGSILQMVNHGVSTGALFILVGIIYERRHTREIAEFGGLAYRLPLFAVAFMIITLSSIALPGTNGFVGEFLILLGSFKSAWAHFVANQGAFRLVLMVFATSGVILGAYYMLWMVQRVFFGPLKNEKNKNLKDLSLREMIVLLPFIIFVFWIGIYPKTYLNKMHTSVAHYVAQYQPEVLKQEMVKIQQPEIKEIRTEDQTIIHETH
- a CDS encoding DUF2442 domain-containing protein — translated: MIKFNKLIRIKSVTVLKDFWVRLEFTDGTQKEIDLEPFLHGPIFQPIKNNPLMFRSVKVDPHMGTIVWDNGADIDPDVLYYGLTPAWMEQEEEPVLKVADH
- a CDS encoding NADH-quinone oxidoreductase subunit N, translating into MTETSFQLSFLIGEISLVALIVILTLVDALQRPIFALFKEDQPTVALENRNRQSSWLAGIGLILVGILYFIFGTATSGERVLLLNHSLSSGGGVYIGKLALIGAGLLAILMSARYTLSQAIPAIDYYLLLCFSLLGALTLIAAENFLMIFLCLEMMSIPIYALVGLKKYNPRAGESAMKYLLLGGFSSAFLLLGISFLYGTTGSLVVSEVMSNLSFTAVTTDSLLSGLGLIFLFIGLAFKVSMVPFHAWTPDVYEGAATPITAFMSVAVKLAAFAVILKIFAGSVSFGKFDSVFQVIFGFFALITVIYGNSVAIVQKNVKRMLAYSSIAHAGYMGLALAPMSHKIEAVQAVLFYGIGYIAMNMLAFGVLVYLTHKNQYCETLDDLKGVARKYPGAAAMMVVAMFSLAGLPPAVGFVGKVQIFLQLLEGQMYVTAVIALIFSLVALYFYINVLVVMYMKEPEKEIEDIGKQGLIPMWLSLGLAAIFVIILGVLPSPLLNWSLKWAEALF